Proteins encoded by one window of Geobacter sp. DSM 9736:
- a CDS encoding M3 family oligoendopeptidase — protein MIGTEIPLTWNTTPLYPSPQSPELEKAFADAAAAAGAFREKYASRITRLDATGLLAALQEYERLQETVAKPQLYAYLLFAADSEDSFNKKLSQRASEFGNLMTRELLFFDLEIMEISETEFAALLADGCLENYSYFLESVRKFRPHTLSEREEQLLKLKSMTGTETLTRLFDELSASFRYRMEMEGEERDFTGEELLGLLHHQDPGVRERSFSVFLRRHEENGITFGTILNTIALDHANELELRNYRHPMEPTNIGNDLPEEIVNRLMSVSEDNYPLAREYFLLKADLLKLPRLKNTDIYAPVAQTDRRFTFDESRKLVLAAYDLFNPEFREIIERFFTEGRIDAMPRTGKSGGAFCMGMTPSLSPYVLLNFTGNLRDVATMAHELGHGLHFVLAQEQTMLNYHAPLPLAETASVFGEMLLTRYLLEKEADKSIKIALLCAKIEDIIATTFRQNVLTRFEERVHLERKEGLLTSERICELWWEENGKLYGNSVDMIEPYRWGWSYISHFIHTRFYCYSYTFAELLVLSLYRSYLEQGAAFIPTYQGILRSGNSRSPAETLQPAGIDLADHAFWQKGYDFLKDLISQLRQLL, from the coding sequence ATGATCGGAACCGAGATCCCTCTCACATGGAATACCACGCCTCTCTATCCCTCGCCGCAGTCACCGGAGCTTGAAAAGGCCTTTGCCGATGCAGCGGCAGCAGCAGGAGCGTTCCGGGAGAAATATGCTTCGCGAATCACCCGACTGGATGCAACTGGCCTGCTGGCTGCTCTACAGGAATACGAACGGCTCCAGGAGACAGTAGCGAAGCCACAGCTCTACGCCTACCTTCTGTTTGCAGCCGATTCCGAAGACAGCTTCAACAAGAAGCTTTCCCAGCGCGCATCTGAGTTCGGGAACCTGATGACCCGGGAGCTCCTCTTTTTCGACCTTGAGATAATGGAGATCTCCGAAACGGAATTTGCAGCTCTCTTAGCCGATGGGTGCCTTGAAAATTACAGTTATTTCCTGGAGAGCGTCAGGAAGTTCCGCCCTCACACCCTGTCGGAGCGAGAAGAACAACTTCTCAAGCTGAAGAGCATGACAGGGACGGAGACACTGACGCGGCTATTCGACGAACTTTCCGCTTCCTTCCGGTATCGGATGGAGATGGAAGGCGAGGAGCGGGATTTTACAGGGGAAGAGTTGCTCGGGCTACTCCACCACCAGGATCCAGGAGTGCGGGAGCGCTCATTTTCGGTCTTCCTCCGGCGGCACGAGGAAAACGGCATCACCTTCGGCACCATTCTCAACACCATCGCCCTCGACCACGCAAACGAGCTTGAACTCCGCAACTACCGCCACCCGATGGAACCCACCAACATCGGAAACGATCTGCCTGAAGAGATCGTGAACCGGCTGATGTCGGTATCAGAAGATAATTATCCGCTTGCACGAGAATATTTCCTGCTTAAGGCAGATCTCCTCAAACTGCCGAGACTTAAAAATACCGACATCTATGCACCCGTAGCTCAAACCGACCGTCGCTTCACATTCGACGAATCGCGGAAACTCGTACTTGCCGCGTATGACCTGTTCAACCCTGAATTTCGAGAAATAATAGAGCGTTTTTTCACCGAAGGCAGGATCGACGCAATGCCGCGGACAGGAAAGTCGGGAGGGGCGTTCTGCATGGGCATGACTCCGTCGCTTTCCCCTTACGTGCTACTGAACTTCACGGGCAATCTCCGGGATGTGGCCACCATGGCCCATGAGCTCGGCCACGGTCTTCACTTCGTCCTCGCCCAGGAACAGACCATGCTCAATTATCACGCCCCTCTGCCGCTGGCGGAAACCGCTTCCGTTTTCGGGGAGATGCTGCTGACCCGCTACCTTCTTGAAAAAGAGGCTGACAAAAGCATCAAGATAGCCCTGCTGTGCGCCAAGATCGAAGACATCATCGCAACCACCTTCCGGCAGAATGTGCTAACACGGTTCGAGGAAAGGGTTCACCTGGAACGCAAGGAGGGGCTTCTCACTTCCGAGCGGATATGTGAGCTCTGGTGGGAGGAAAACGGAAAGCTGTATGGAAATTCGGTGGACATGATAGAACCCTACCGCTGGGGATGGAGCTATATCTCCCACTTCATCCACACGCGATTCTACTGCTACTCCTATACTTTCGCCGAACTGCTAGTCCTGTCGCTCTACCGTAGCTACTTGGAGCAGGGAGCCGCCTTCATCCCTACCTATCAGGGTATCCTGCGAAGCGGCAACTCGCGTTCCCCTGCCGAAACCCTCCAACCTGCCGGCATCGACCTGGCAGATCACGCATTCTGGCAGAAAGGTTATGACTTTCTCAAGGACCTGATTTCGCAGCTCAGACAGCTCCTTTAA
- a CDS encoding FlgO family outer membrane protein produces MADSRKIIALLALAALFGTSGCSVLPPVEFDPAVNRNAADRLVPATHQAVDRLLTSFIPGTSLAANRPVIVATLVNNDDLNGSRFGRLLSEQIGTRLTQKGYPVIELKLREAIFMRQLEGELLLSRNVQDVSLNHSAQAVLVGTYTEARGFVYVTMKIVEPGENKTIAAHDYALPLDRTVRSMLTKY; encoded by the coding sequence ATGGCAGATAGTCGGAAAATAATCGCGCTTCTGGCCCTCGCTGCCCTGTTCGGCACCTCCGGCTGCTCAGTCCTTCCACCAGTCGAATTCGATCCGGCAGTGAACCGTAATGCCGCTGACCGGCTCGTTCCCGCTACCCATCAAGCGGTGGATCGGTTGCTGACATCCTTTATCCCCGGAACAAGTCTGGCCGCTAACCGACCTGTAATCGTCGCGACTCTCGTCAACAATGATGATCTGAATGGTTCACGGTTCGGAAGACTTCTGTCGGAACAGATCGGAACGCGGCTGACACAAAAGGGATATCCAGTTATAGAACTGAAACTGCGGGAGGCAATCTTCATGAGACAGCTGGAGGGGGAACTGCTCCTATCTCGTAACGTACAGGACGTATCTCTCAATCACAGCGCGCAGGCTGTGCTGGTAGGGACCTACACGGAGGCGCGGGGCTTCGTGTACGTGACGATGAAGATCGTGGAACCGGGCGAGAATAAAACCATAGCGGCACATGATTATGCACTGCCCCTAGACAGGACGGTCAGATCGATGCTGACCAAGTACTGA
- a CDS encoding response regulator: protein MKRPESKTKYSLLYIENDPAVFAQTAKLLSRMGYLLHVAENGQEGLRIFEETKPDLVITELDLPVLGGLEMLRQIRAKDGAVPVVVVTRCMDSEFILSAMEMGVRHYLPKPADPERITAALDACHASVRQEDKLQQGSLLTLALQQGAHGIVLTGPDGTIRFANSRYYSLACCSEAETAGRDIASVEAGDRFSDLFRSISRSISSGSPWRGEIPCRNEGTNRWKQLDLTPVQGPGGSISGFLGIAEDITERRTAEEEARRLNAELEFRIIQRGASLEAAKKELDDFCDAVSHDLRGPISRLQGFSNILIDEYLDRLDDQGKLYAERIGKTCRDLKQIIDALLNLSQISRRAMICQDVDLAAMVQSVAAELQAAAPDRKANISVAPGIVVKGDPGLLKLVVEHLVGNAWKCTSHKKNARIEFGIARNEGKTVYFVRDNGVGFDPKFATKLFKPFQRIHPSEELSGPGLGLAIVQRVVQRHGGRVWAEGETDRGATIYFTLG, encoded by the coding sequence ATGAAGAGACCCGAGTCAAAAACCAAATACTCGCTCCTCTATATTGAGAACGATCCGGCTGTCTTTGCTCAGACTGCAAAGCTCCTGAGCCGGATGGGATACCTTCTTCATGTTGCGGAGAACGGGCAAGAGGGGCTACGTATCTTTGAAGAGACGAAGCCCGATCTTGTCATTACGGAACTCGACCTTCCCGTTCTTGGCGGTCTCGAGATGTTGCGTCAAATCAGGGCTAAAGATGGCGCGGTGCCGGTAGTGGTTGTGACGCGTTGCATGGATTCCGAATTTATATTGTCTGCTATGGAAATGGGTGTTCGGCATTATCTTCCAAAGCCCGCTGACCCGGAACGTATTACTGCGGCACTGGATGCATGCCACGCTTCGGTTCGGCAGGAAGACAAGCTGCAGCAGGGAAGCCTCCTTACCCTGGCGTTGCAGCAGGGAGCACATGGGATAGTGCTGACGGGACCGGATGGCACCATTCGCTTCGCTAATTCACGCTATTACAGTCTCGCCTGCTGCAGTGAGGCAGAAACGGCAGGGCGTGACATCGCATCCGTCGAGGCAGGGGACCGCTTTTCCGATCTTTTCAGGAGCATTTCCAGATCCATCAGTAGTGGTAGTCCCTGGCGGGGCGAGATCCCGTGCAGGAATGAGGGGACGAATCGTTGGAAGCAGTTAGACCTGACTCCGGTGCAAGGTCCCGGGGGTTCCATTTCAGGTTTCTTAGGGATCGCTGAGGATATCACGGAGCGTCGTACAGCAGAGGAGGAGGCCAGAAGGCTCAACGCCGAGCTGGAATTCCGAATCATCCAGCGTGGCGCCTCACTGGAAGCTGCGAAAAAGGAGCTGGACGACTTCTGCGATGCCGTTTCCCATGACCTGCGAGGTCCGATTTCACGATTGCAGGGATTCAGCAACATTCTTATCGATGAGTACCTTGACCGACTTGATGATCAGGGGAAGCTCTATGCGGAACGGATCGGGAAGACGTGCCGGGACTTGAAGCAGATCATCGACGCACTGCTCAACCTGAGCCAGATCAGCCGACGTGCCATGATATGCCAGGATGTCGACCTCGCGGCTATGGTGCAGTCGGTGGCAGCAGAGCTGCAAGCAGCCGCTCCGGACCGGAAAGCCAATATTTCTGTCGCTCCCGGAATAGTAGTGAAGGGAGATCCCGGGCTCCTGAAGCTGGTCGTGGAACATCTTGTGGGAAACGCCTGGAAATGCACATCTCATAAAAAAAACGCTCGCATTGAGTTCGGAATAGCACGCAATGAAGGGAAAACCGTGTACTTCGTCCGCGACAACGGAGTGGGGTTCGACCCGAAGTTTGCCACGAAACTTTTTAAACCTTTCCAGCGTATCCATCCTTCCGAGGAGCTCTCCGGGCCGGGTCTCGGACTGGCAATCGTGCAGCGCGTCGTTCAGAGGCATGGCGGGCGGGTCTGGGCGGAAGGGGAAACCGACCGGGGAGCCACAATATATTTCACTCTGGGTTGA
- a CDS encoding carbonic anhydrase, translated as MGQAAKALGITAGFLFSAGALAFAAGAAGISADEALQRLMEGNKRYIENQMTGQKLCDLKARESLAKGQQPYAIVLSCSDSRVPPEIIFDKGLGELFVVRVAGNVPDPVVLGSIEYAAEHLNSPLIVVLGHERCGAVTAAVDAKGKPEGNIGEIVKKIAPAVKQAKKEAAGRSKSEMVETAIDDNVVLVAESLTKQSAVLKQLVKEGKVKIVGAKYDLDDGKVSLMKLK; from the coding sequence ATGGGTCAGGCAGCCAAAGCTCTCGGAATAACAGCTGGTTTTTTGTTTTCAGCAGGAGCGCTCGCATTTGCTGCAGGAGCGGCAGGTATATCCGCGGATGAAGCTCTTCAGAGATTGATGGAGGGCAACAAGCGGTACATCGAGAACCAGATGACAGGACAGAAACTGTGTGATCTAAAAGCCAGGGAAAGCCTCGCGAAAGGTCAGCAGCCGTACGCCATCGTGCTCTCCTGCTCGGATTCCCGCGTTCCTCCAGAGATCATCTTCGATAAGGGGCTAGGCGAGCTCTTCGTGGTGCGTGTCGCAGGCAATGTACCGGACCCGGTCGTTCTCGGCAGCATCGAATATGCTGCCGAGCATCTAAATTCTCCGCTCATCGTCGTATTGGGGCATGAACGCTGTGGAGCCGTCACCGCGGCGGTGGATGCCAAAGGAAAGCCGGAAGGAAATATCGGCGAGATTGTGAAAAAAATTGCACCTGCGGTGAAGCAGGCTAAAAAAGAAGCCGCAGGCAGGAGCAAATCGGAAATGGTCGAAACGGCAATTGACGATAACGTTGTGCTCGTCGCTGAAAGCCTGACCAAGCAGTCTGCCGTTCTAAAGCAATTGGTGAAGGAAGGCAAGGTCAAGATCGTAGGCGCGAAATATGATCTCGATGATGGTAAGGTTTCATTGATGAAGTTGAAATAA
- a CDS encoding ATP-binding protein: MPEGQQTETSIALAGLLEVAGHLERLVSRGEKIMEQLFPQAPDLAITFAEYWAFRWERKGVSGYLVPVEHPHLVQMDDLVGIDHIRDELVRNTEQFVAGYPANNVLLWGERGNGKSSCVKALLKMFGPRGLRFIEVQRWDLLSLPAILKGLRGQDYSFILFCDDLSFGEGEDYRGLKTLLDGGLEERPENVLIYATSNRRHLLPEPMSDNIGGGEIHPEEAVSEKLALSDRFGLTLGISTFDQETFLSIVEKYARSLNLPVPFEELRREAIRWALHGGRRSGRGARQFIDDLAGRLRVRIR, from the coding sequence ATGCCCGAGGGGCAGCAGACAGAGACGTCGATTGCACTCGCCGGGTTGCTGGAAGTAGCCGGGCACCTGGAGCGCCTTGTAAGCCGGGGGGAGAAGATCATGGAACAGCTCTTCCCCCAAGCTCCGGATCTCGCGATTACATTTGCCGAGTACTGGGCCTTTCGGTGGGAACGTAAGGGAGTCTCGGGGTATTTGGTGCCTGTGGAGCACCCCCATCTTGTCCAGATGGATGACCTGGTAGGCATTGATCACATTCGCGACGAACTGGTCAGGAACACCGAGCAGTTCGTTGCCGGGTATCCTGCCAACAATGTACTTCTCTGGGGAGAGCGGGGAAATGGCAAATCGTCCTGCGTAAAGGCACTGCTGAAGATGTTCGGCCCTCGCGGTCTGCGGTTCATCGAGGTACAGCGGTGGGATCTTCTGAGCCTGCCGGCAATTCTGAAGGGGCTCAGGGGGCAGGATTATAGCTTCATCCTTTTCTGCGACGACCTTTCGTTCGGTGAAGGCGAAGATTACCGCGGTTTGAAGACCCTTCTCGATGGCGGCTTGGAAGAGCGGCCGGAGAATGTTCTGATTTATGCCACCTCGAACCGGCGCCATCTACTCCCTGAGCCGATGTCGGACAATATCGGGGGAGGAGAGATTCATCCTGAAGAGGCGGTTTCAGAAAAGCTCGCGCTCTCGGACCGCTTCGGGCTGACACTGGGGATTTCGACCTTCGACCAGGAGACATTTCTTTCCATCGTCGAGAAGTACGCCCGTTCGTTGAACCTGCCTGTACCGTTTGAAGAACTGCGCCGAGAGGCGATACGATGGGCATTGCACGGAGGCCGTCGAAGCGGCCGAGGAGCGCGCCAGTTCATCGACGACCTGGCAGGGCGCCTGCGGGTGCGGATCAGATAA
- a CDS encoding M48 family metallopeptidase has protein sequence MKQWRMLMMLGVLMVAGIGSGCAVSKSNIQGFNLISIDQEKQLGDKFAGEIEKQYTLVKDPEVQAYVDSLGKKLLSGAREVKFDYTFKVVQEDSVNAFAVPGGHIYVQSGLLKAADTEDELAGVVAHEINHVVARHATRQLTQQYGYTLLLQLVLGQNPGLLTQLATSLFGKAGSLAYSRGMESQSDFLAVETMHKAGYNPQGIVKFFEKLDKMNHQDPNLLTKFFSSHPLTTDRIKEVKEEIAKLQPRSYSAGSEAAFKKAKEKVR, from the coding sequence ATGAAACAGTGGCGAATGCTTATGATGTTGGGCGTGCTGATGGTGGCTGGAATCGGTTCCGGCTGCGCTGTCAGCAAGTCCAACATCCAGGGATTCAACCTGATCTCCATCGACCAGGAGAAGCAGCTCGGCGACAAGTTCGCCGGCGAGATCGAGAAGCAGTACACACTGGTGAAGGACCCTGAGGTCCAGGCCTACGTTGATTCGCTGGGGAAAAAGCTGCTGTCCGGAGCGCGCGAGGTCAAATTCGACTATACATTCAAGGTCGTGCAGGAGGACAGCGTCAACGCCTTTGCCGTACCCGGCGGCCACATCTACGTCCAGAGCGGCCTCCTTAAGGCTGCTGACACTGAAGACGAGCTCGCGGGAGTGGTTGCCCACGAGATAAACCATGTAGTCGCCCGCCATGCAACAAGACAGCTCACGCAGCAGTACGGGTACACTCTGCTCCTGCAGCTGGTGCTCGGGCAGAACCCCGGACTCCTGACGCAGCTGGCCACATCCCTTTTCGGGAAGGCGGGCTCCCTTGCATACAGCCGGGGGATGGAGAGCCAGTCGGATTTCCTTGCCGTTGAAACCATGCACAAGGCGGGATACAACCCCCAGGGAATCGTGAAGTTCTTCGAGAAGCTCGACAAGATGAATCATCAGGACCCGAACCTGCTCACGAAGTTTTTCTCGTCCCACCCACTCACTACTGACCGCATAAAAGAGGTGAAGGAGGAGATTGCCAAGCTTCAGCCCCGTTCGTATTCTGCTGGAAGCGAGGCAGCTTTCAAGAAAGCGAAGGAGAAGGTCCGCTGA
- the opp4C gene encoding oligopeptide ABC transporter permease: protein MKQDTSRPGSLLAIYWQRFRRNRFAVAGAVVILLLFLISFLAPFITPYHPGAIDAYHVLLPPSTDHWFGTDELGRDVFTRVVYGARISLKVGFVAVGIAVVIGTVIGLVSGYYGGWIDSIMMRLVDIMLCFPTFFLILAVIAMLEPSIWYIMMIIGFTGWMGVARLVRAEVLSLRERDYVHAARALGASDFRIIFRHILPNAMSPVLVSASLGVAGAILTESALSFLGIGVQPPDPSWGNILTSGKDYIEFAWWLSLFPGLAILVTVLSYNLVGEGIRDALDPRLNR from the coding sequence GTGAAGCAGGATACCTCGCGTCCCGGCAGCCTTTTGGCCATCTACTGGCAGAGGTTCCGCCGCAACCGCTTTGCCGTGGCAGGGGCTGTGGTCATACTGCTCCTGTTCCTTATTTCCTTTCTCGCACCATTCATAACTCCCTATCATCCCGGAGCGATCGATGCCTACCACGTTCTGCTTCCCCCGTCGACCGACCATTGGTTCGGTACCGATGAACTGGGACGCGATGTCTTTACCCGTGTGGTGTACGGAGCCCGCATCTCGCTGAAGGTCGGATTCGTCGCTGTCGGGATTGCGGTGGTCATCGGTACGGTGATTGGACTCGTGTCAGGATATTACGGGGGATGGATCGACTCAATCATGATGCGGCTCGTGGACATCATGCTCTGCTTTCCCACATTTTTTCTGATCCTGGCGGTCATCGCCATGCTTGAGCCATCCATCTGGTATATAATGATGATCATAGGATTTACGGGGTGGATGGGGGTTGCGCGGCTCGTTCGTGCTGAGGTCCTGTCGCTTCGCGAACGGGACTATGTGCATGCGGCCCGGGCGCTGGGTGCCTCCGATTTCCGGATCATCTTCCGGCATATTCTCCCCAACGCCATGTCTCCGGTGCTCGTTTCCGCCAGCCTTGGAGTGGCGGGGGCGATACTGACGGAATCGGCCCTTTCGTTTTTAGGTATCGGCGTACAGCCTCCCGATCCGAGTTGGGGTAATATCCTTACCTCTGGGAAGGACTATATCGAGTTCGCGTGGTGGCTTTCCCTGTTTCCGGGGTTGGCCATTCTGGTGACGGTCTTATCCTACAATCTCGTCGGCGAGGGAATTCGTGACGCACTGGATCCACGTCTGAACAGGTGA